Proteins from a genomic interval of Ciona intestinalis chromosome 9, KH, whole genome shotgun sequence:
- the LOC100182272 gene encoding adipocyte plasma membrane-associated protein-like, translated as MAQIYGTKKKSRFRFKANCKKLARLLFNPRIILPPILALACLVAALSMLAVKLSSLEPVDMMTNFTNGGVWDDAFELNDILTNVRMIRTLKVFSPRCLVFDYGSQVLFVGQVDGTVLGIEKDQYGRVGMGEIKLVSSYPGYIISLRISMGMLYVGDADHGIYIIELSSMKRIMAMELHEVNPPVKSLMDFTIGTGGLLYVVDSSSKYSARTYMHQFLEGSCTGRLFRFSPVSKRVINMKDGLCMPTSVEATFSEDGLLISESGRGRFIVWDIDNTTVRSETYLPGIPGRIRLNRRGGYWMTMQAVNHGFVKYVNDRPWLRKVFCFLLPERILWGLAFTPHHAAVDLHTNGTVMASLQDQYGKNNDRITDIAEAENEVLFFGNDNQNFMGGLGDPQPQFDPKSFGMEDAPKPSDKGSSDKDPKEQETKQGL; from the exons ATGGCACAGATCTACGGAACCAAAAAGAAATCAAGGTTTCGGTTCAAAGCAAATTGCAAAAAGTTGGCCCGGCTGCTGTTCAATCCTCGTATTATACTCCCTCCGATTTTGGCCTTGGCTTGTCTGGTAGCTGCACTGTCTATGCTTGCTGTCAAGCTTTCTTCGCTAGAACCAGTGGATATGATGACAAATTTCACAAACGGTGGTGTATGGGACGACGCGTTTGAATTAAATGATATTTTGACCAACGTTCGAAT GATCCGAACCTTAAAAGTGTTCAGTCCACGTTGTTTGGTGTTTGACTACGGAAGCCAGGTCCTGTTCGTTGGCCAGGTGGATGGGACGGTGCTTGGTATTGAAAAGGACCAGTACGGTAGAGTCGGCATGGGCGAAATCAAGTTGGTGTCGTCGTATCCTGGATATATAATAA GCTTGCGTATAAGCATGGGTATGTTGTATGTGGGAGACGCGGATCACGGAATTTACATTATTGAACTTAGTTCTATGAAGAGAATAATGGCAATGGAGCTACATGAAGTAAACCCGCCTGTAAAGTCGCTCATGGACTTTACAATTGGCACCGGTGGCCTTCTTTATGTTGTGGATTCAAGCAGCAAGTATTCGGCTCGGACGTACATGCACCAGTTTTTGGAAg GATCGTGCACTGGCAGATTATTCCGGTTTTCGCCGGTTTCTAAGAGAGTGATAAATATGAAGGATGGCTTATGCATGCCTACCAGCGTCGAGGCTACGTTTAGTGAGGATGGTTTACTGATTTCGGAAAGTGGTCGAGGCCGCTTCATAGTATGGGATATCGATAATACTACGGTGCGATCAGAGACATATTTGCCGG GTATACCTGGACGAATTCGTCTTAATCGACGAGGAGGGTATTGGATGACGATGCAAGCAGTTAATCATGGGTTTGTTAAGTATGTCAATGACAGACCTTGGTTACGAAAAGTCTTCTGTTTCTTGCTGCCGGAGAGAATTCTGTGGGG GTTGGCATTCACACCACACCACGCAGCAGTTGACCTGCACACGAATGGTACTGTAATGGCGTCATTACAAGACCAATACGGGAAGAATAACGACCGCATTACTGACATTGCGGAAGCTGAAAACGAAGTTCTATTCTTTGGCAACGACAACCAGAACTTTATGGGGGGTTTGGGTGACCCGCAACCCCAATTCGATCCTAAATCTTTTGGCATGGAGGACGCCCCTAAACCATCTGATAAGGGGAGCTCGGATAAAGACCCTAAAGAGCAGGAAACTAAACAAGGGTTGTAA